TTTCAGGTCGGATGCGGGTTTATGGTCGGTTCCCCGTATCAGACAGCGGAGAGTCTTGCAAAAGACCTGAAGTTCATCGAGAAATTCATGCCGGATATGTGCGGGATCGGTCCGTTTATTCCGCAGGGGGACACGCCGTTTCGGGATATTCCTGCCGGGAGCGGGGAACTGACAGTCTTTCTGCTGTCTGTTATCCGCCTGATAAAACCGAATATTCTGCTGCCGGCGACGACCGCGCTCGGCACGATCATGGAAAACGGCAGGGAGCAGGGGATACTGGCAGGAGCCAATGTTATCATGCCGAATCTGTCTCCACTGTCCGAACGGAAAAAGTATTCTCTGTACGATAACAAAATCTGTTCCGGTGAGGAATCGGCACAGAGCGTCAGCACACTGAGAGATCATATGAGGTCGATCGGTTATCAGATCATCACTGCGAAAGGTGATATTATAAAATGACAGCGTATTCTGAAGGAAAGTGTATTCTGACCATAAGAAAGGAAAATGAGCAAATGAAAAACTATAATCCCGAATCACGAAAGGCTGAGGAGTTTATCAATGACGGTGAAATCCTTGAGACTATCAGATATGCGGAGGAGAACAGCCGCAATATTCCACTGATCGACAGCATCCTCGAAAAGGCACGTCCCAGGATGACAGAAGGCGGCGTGCACTGCGCTGGTCTGACACACCGGGAAGCGTCGGTGCTTCTGGCCTGTGACATTCCGGAAAAGGTAGAAGAGATGTATCGGCTGGCAGAGCAGATCAAGCAGGCGTTCTATGGAAACCGCATTGTGATGTTTGCGCCGCTCTATCTCTCGAACTACTGTGTCAACGGATGTGTTTACTGTCCTTACCATCTCAGGAACAGACATATCCCGAGAATCAAGCTGTCACAGGACGACATCCGGCGTGAGGTCATCGCGCTTCAGGATATGGGACATAAACGTCTGGCGATTGAGGCGGGTGAAGACCCGGTGAACAACCCCATCGAATATATTCTGGAATGTATTGAAACGATTTATTCTATTCGTCATAAGAACGGCGCTATCCGCCGCGTCAACGTCAATATAGCGGCTACGACGGTTGAGAATTACCGGAAACTGAAAGACGCCGGAATCGGTACTTATATTTTATTTCAGGAAACGTACCACAGGCAGAGCTATCTGGAGCTGCATCCGACCGGGCCGAAACACGATTACGATTACCACACGGAAGCGATGGACCGTGCGATGGAGGGTGGGATCGACGATGTGGGGCTTGGCGTGCTGTTCGGTCTCGAAAAGTATAAGTACGAGTTTGCCGGTCTTCTCATGCATGCGGAGCACCTGGAGGCGGTGCACGGCGTGGGTCCGCATACGATCAGCGTGCCGAGAGTCAAACACGCGGATGATATCGATCCGGACGTCTTTGACAACAGCTTAAGTGA
The Ruminococcus gauvreauii genome window above contains:
- the hydG gene encoding [FeFe] hydrogenase H-cluster radical SAM maturase HydG; this encodes MKNYNPESRKAEEFINDGEILETIRYAEENSRNIPLIDSILEKARPRMTEGGVHCAGLTHREASVLLACDIPEKVEEMYRLAEQIKQAFYGNRIVMFAPLYLSNYCVNGCVYCPYHLRNRHIPRIKLSQDDIRREVIALQDMGHKRLAIEAGEDPVNNPIEYILECIETIYSIRHKNGAIRRVNVNIAATTVENYRKLKDAGIGTYILFQETYHRQSYLELHPTGPKHDYDYHTEAMDRAMEGGIDDVGLGVLFGLEKYKYEFAGLLMHAEHLEAVHGVGPHTISVPRVKHADDIDPDVFDNSLSDDVFEKIIACIRIAVPYTGMIISTRESREVRERVLHLGVSQISGASRTTVGGYAEEERPHDSEQFDVSDQRTLDEVVRWLMQLGCIPSFCTACYREGRTGDRFMSLCKSGQIQNCCHPNALMTLAEYLIDYAGEDTKDMGFALIERELEKIPRDKTRVIARQHIKDIMESNRRDFRF